The bacterium genome includes a region encoding these proteins:
- a CDS encoding acyl-CoA desaturase, protein MEILIFFLLHWFASLFFQTFFHHRYAAHRMFTMSRFWEKCFFILSFLAQGASYLKPSAYAILHRQHHAHSDTEQDPHSPHFSRDVMSMMYKTKVLYHDLVVSTSEESAPPEWESFDRMADSMYVRVLWGVLYTTFYFHYMTNFWVLLLLPVHYLMGVFHGAIVNWCGHKYGYRTFANADHSRNTLVVDLLMFGELYQNNHHKFPNRANFAYRWFEFDPVYPFVRLFHSLGIIKLGPLAISA, encoded by the coding sequence GTTCGCTTCCCTGTTCTTTCAAACATTTTTTCATCACCGTTACGCGGCTCACCGGATGTTCACGATGTCCAGATTCTGGGAAAAATGTTTCTTCATTCTTTCCTTTCTGGCCCAGGGCGCATCCTATCTGAAGCCATCCGCCTATGCCATCCTGCACAGGCAACATCACGCGCACAGTGATACGGAGCAAGACCCTCATTCGCCTCATTTTTCACGCGATGTGATGAGCATGATGTATAAAACGAAAGTGCTTTATCACGATCTTGTAGTCTCTACGAGTGAAGAGTCGGCGCCACCCGAGTGGGAATCGTTTGATCGCATGGCAGATTCGATGTACGTTCGCGTTTTGTGGGGAGTGCTCTACACCACTTTTTATTTTCATTACATGACCAATTTCTGGGTGCTGTTACTCCTTCCCGTTCACTATCTGATGGGAGTTTTTCATGGAGCGATCGTAAACTGGTGCGGCCATAAATACGGTTACCGGACTTTTGCGAATGCCGATCATTCCCGCAATACTCTCGTCGTTGACCTGTTGATGTTTGGCGAGTTGTATCAAAACAATCATCACAAATTTCCCAATCGCGCGAATTTCGCATATCGCTGGTTCGAGTTCGATCCTGTGTACCCTTTTGTCCGTTTGTTCCACTCTCTGGGTATTATCAAGCTCGGACCACTGGCAATCAGCGCTTAA